In Strix aluco isolate bStrAlu1 chromosome Z, bStrAlu1.hap1, whole genome shotgun sequence, the sequence AATGCAATGGATAGACATTTTCTATGCTATATGTTGCTTCATCAGTGCATCCCCACTAAGAACAGCTCTTTCAGCAAGTGACAGGAGGCCTTCACTTGAATAAAATGCAAACTTTGTGTTCTGTGAAGCTCTGGGGGATGAGAAGGAGCCTGAAATATGGGTCGTCCCTTTTCTTATAAATCACTTAGTACAGGCCAAGCTGAAAATGGGTCAGTTTGGGGAACTAGTAGAGGAATTTATTTACTGACACCCCTAGGGCTCCTGAATATTGCTTGAGCATTACCACTGTGGAAGGATGGTGTCATATCTCAGTGCCAGAATCAGAAGGTCAGAGTCTAGTCACGTGCACAGGAGTAGATAGATCTGTTATCTATCCTCCTGTCTTTGGAGATGGCAAGAGCATTGAAAGCTCCCAGCTCGCTGCTAGGCTCACAAATGTACAGGGGATAGCACACAGCCTTGGTGGAATCCCATTTTCTTCAGGTGAAGCAACTAAGTTATTACTGAGCTACAGACATCACAGCCTAAGAATTCTTGGGTTAcacagctgaaaaatgttttgctggtAGCAATGTCCCTTCCATTATTTGCTCTGGCTTTACTATGTTCTAAAAGCAACAATTAAATTCTAAACATTAACAATTTCTGGAAACCAGTAACATTTCATTTTAGAGCTGAGTGTTTTACAGCTAGCATGTTCATTTGACATGGATTCTGAAAATGTATCTAGCATAATAAATGGTTACTTACAGGAAGGAAACCcttattttcaggagaaaaaagaactgaagaaaatgaCCTTCTGTCAGAATTTGGCTATGTTTTAGGTTAAATGTATTTATTCCACCAGGAAGGGGTTTTTGACCTTTGTCTAAAATGTATCAAAACTGCTGAAAAGATACATGCTTTATCatactagggtttttttgttgttggcttttACAAAAAGCTACTATTTTGATTATCCAGTAAGGCAGTACAGCCAAGATATGTTACTAAATTATCATTTATACACAAGATCTCTTAACAGATTTCCAGAGAAATTATATTCCAATAATcttatgttttaaaaactgttgtcATCCCTCAGGAAGCTGCACAAACAATGCATATGCCTgaattttaataggatttttttgtaCACACAAATTTACTTGCAAGAAAATTGTGTGAGTTTAAAGAGAGGCAGACAGCAACTGTACAATTAAATACATGAGCTTAGTGTACAAAAACCGATTAAATCTTTTTTATGTAGCCTATCAAAAGCATTCATTGGATACTGAACTGCCCACTAGCTTTTAAGTATGTAGAACAAGGGCACTGTATTTATTTCTTGGCTGTCTGAATTCACTTGCCTGTAAAAAGTGGGTGGTGTTCAAATAGGACTTGCTGTCCTCATGCACAAGCCTCTCATTCTCGAAACTACTTTAGGTAAGACAGGAAGTGTTCGTATTTTGCATCTTAAAAATTACGTCTTTATTACAGTTCCTAGCATTCTGTATTTGGTAAACTTTAATCATATGCTCTTAAGTATCTCTCGATGTTGTAACTTCTTTTATCTTTTGTCTCACCTTTGCATTCCAACAAAGACTAGATCCAACCTATTTCCTGTCCAAGCAGATCTTGCCTAGCATAACTACACTGTACATTAGAGTCTAAAGTAAATTTGACATTATTGCTAAAAAATAGCCATCAATCTTTCTAAGTAATTACattaaattgtaattatttttccccTATGACGGAAATAAACCTTACTTACAAACATAAAGAAACTTACACAGTGGGAGCGAAAAACAAATGTAATTGGGATGGATAGAAATCTACtgaattttttaaatatattcagaCTACTATGCAAGTCATTTACAACTTGGACAATCAGTCCACACATCTCtaacaagaatcgcttttctgcctTTTACCAAATTATGAATTATGTAGCCGTAACACTTAAAACATCCTGATTCAAGTTGCAGATAAACTTTGCATGGCCTTAGAAATCACACTATGTCATTTCAAATAATACCTGGGAACTTGTTTAAGACTTTTGCGCTAGTTACAGATACATGTCTTCTTATTGTTTTCAATTTGCTGGCAAAAGGCATTTgttaaaatcttgaaaaaaaaattctaagcagGATAGAAAGAAGACTATAATAATCCACTCTTTATTTGGAGTGCTACTGATTAAAAGCTTGCAGGCTGTTGGTAATCTATTCTTTTGCTTATCAGTTATACCTCCAGCTGGACTCATAAACCCTTTGATTTTTCTCAGCTTGGAATTCTGCACTTTAACTGGGTGTTACCAAACATTaacaaatcaaaatacttttcttaagaaaacaaaaaagtatgaAATTTACACAGAGAATGATGACTTTGAGTCTAAACTTACTATTAACATCATTAAAATATACCAACAGAATACTGTCCAGTGAACTGTACTTCAAATTTTAGGAAACTGATGGGTATGGCTTCTGTCTCTAGAtcctgaaagaggaaagaaacagcttttatttgTAGGTGAAGACAAGCTTTGACTTTATATTGCAatatcacacctagcaccaaaaATCTTTGTTGCAGAGATCGTGGCTGTTTATGACACTGGGAAAGGCTGGGCTTGAGAAGTTCTTCTTTCCTAGAGATTCTGCATACTGTTGTACTAGCACATACTTTCTTCTAGGTCAGTATGAGTCATTCATTATCTCCCAGTACTTATATATGGACAACCACTCCTGGAAGTCTCTTCTTTGTTTCCACTGCAAACTAGAAGACAAGATTTGCCACCTGGCATAGTCTGTTTGACATTTTCCACCTTCCTGCTcctattcttattttaaaactgtttaaggTAGGGCACTTGCATGTTATACTGTTTTGCTCCTCAGTCATGTCCCCACCTACCCCTAATGATTTATGAATGTACTAAGTTAATTTCAACTTAATTTGACAATTGAGTAAAAATGCAGAGATTGTTTGGTGAAAACAGTTGTTTTCATACAGGCAAAGAGACACCAAAAGCACCTCCATCTAGAGAATACAAATCTTCCCAGTTCTTATGTATCAGAAAACTGACATGCAGGAGAACCACAGGAAACACCACTGTGTTTGTTCTGCTGCCCACAGAATTATTTGTTGTATCTTATTCCTTGGAGAGCAAAGGTATGGTAACTATGGGCTTAAACCTGAAAATACTAACATGTAGCACTCTTCTGAGATGATAACAGATTCCATCAAGGTGCATGGTCCATATGTTGCCCAAGTGGTATTTGTGAAGGAATGCTTATTAATTAATGAAAGCTGCACATCAAAACAATCTACAATTCAACAGGTTCATGTTATGTAGCAGCTTCCAAGAATCCATCAATGGTTTGTGAACAAATTTTTGTATAAGACTAAGCTGTTGCTCTCTGGAAAACTGCTTTACAGGTTCTACTAGCAAAATCTTTCTCCTGTGCATTAAGAACAGCTGCAGTGACAGATTACTATACCACATGTGAGTTCCAGATCAATGACTACAAGATGCACTATTAGAAAGATCATACCCTACCTCACTAGTATATGTTTATTTCACACCATCAAGTGCTGCCTCTGATCAGAGAGATGTCTGTGATAAAGCATTTGGAAGAGCTGATGGAAATACTTCTTGACAACGAAATGACtaatttaattctatttttcCTTAGTAAAACAAACTGGATTCAATCAAATGTACTCCTAACTGTCTGCAAGAAAGGGCTCAATCTGCAGATTTATTTCTTAGTGTAATGTGTCACTGGAGCCTTGTGGTGGTGTTCTTGTCGGGATGATGCTTCCTTAAAAGCACAATCAGGTGATAAACTTTTAGCATTAAGCATCTTGCTAAAAAACCCTTCATGAACTGCAACCTAACAGCCATTTTCTTCACACTGCAGGAACACATAGATGAAGTAAACACTGGGACAATGGAAAGACCACTTGAGGCTACCAGGATGGAAAACAGcacctcttcctgctttctcatgGAAAGAAGGACTCGTGTCAAGATTAACAGGAAAGAAGTCATGCTAGCTAAGCTGAGGAAGAGCTGTTCGTGCACCCCAAAGAAGCTGAAGAACTTTGTCATggactttcttcctgttttaagATGGCTTCCCAAGTACCAGTGCAAAGAGTACATTTGGGGGGACATTATGTCTGGGTTAGTGATTGGGATCATTTTGGTGCCCCAAGCAATTGCATACTCACTGCTGGCAGGTCTGAAGCCCATTTATAGTCTTTACACGTCATTCTTTGCCAACATCATCTATTTCTTAATGGGCACATCCCGTCATGTCTCAGTTGGCATTTTCAGCTTGATCAGCTTAATGGTAGGACAAGTTGTGGACCGAGAACTTCTCTTGGCTGGGTTTGACTTGAATGATGATGCCCCATCAGCCTGGGGTGATGGCTCTCTGCAGAATGACAGTCAGTCCAACTCAACTGCCTTCAACCTTACAGTTGCAGGGATGAATGCTGAGTGTGGGAAAGAATGCTACGCCATTGGCATTGCTACAGCCTTGACATTTGTGGCAGGAGTGTATCAGGTAAGTGGTTGCTGACATTGAGAGGCAAGGTATGAAGTTCCTAAAGATTCTTTGCATGACCTTAGCTTTAGTTTGACTTTATTTCAATGAGAGATATGGTATCAGTTCATTTGAATGACCTTGGACTGTTTTCTCCAGAAAGCCTAACTATAGGCAACTCAGAGAAAGCATGAGGTAGGCAGTTTCTTAGCTACTAGGAAGCACTGGTAAAACAAGAGTTTTCTGCAAGACCATTAACATTGTTCATTCTACTGCCTCTTGGCCTTGCTGCTTTCATGGGACCATGAATGCATTACAGATCTTACCATGAGGGAAATGCCCAGGTAGCTGTGTACTTCAACAATGAATTCTGTTTCTCTAGATACTTTAAGAAAGGTGCAGACCCGCTCACCTACTTCCACACAGGTTCAGAATGTGCTGCTCAGTGTTTTGCTAGTCAGTACTATGTTCTACCAAACTGTTGTCCAAAGGTAATTCAGAAGCAGAAAGGACAAGAGGGAAAATACATTGACTAACCTGCTTTTCAGACCTACCAACATGCTGCCAACGTCACAAGGATGTCAAGAGAACACAGAAGGAAGCATGATGAACATACCTACCTATtaattgtatatatatatacatgaattAAGAAAGAACTAGCTATCTTCCTGTTTACTAAGAAATTTCAGGTCACATTTCTCAACAACAAAATGCCCTTGTGAAGCTGTATTTTCCAAAGCCAACAAAAGAAGGAGAACCAACTAGTTAAGGACATTATCCTGGGATCTGGGAAAGTTTAAGAGCTGTTCTGCCACTTCTGACCTTAGGCATGTCACAAAGGCTGTCTGTGGTCCACTTTCGCTTCTGTTAACAGGGCtaaaattaaaagctgtttaaTGTAACAGTGCCACTAAAGCAGGGATCTTAGCTGTTGACATTCAAGCTCTGTTTACAAAGCAACAGCTGTTTCATTCACTTTacgaggggaaaaaataaaattggcttTGGTATAACAGAAGCATTTTTTGATCCACTGCTGTTTTGCATGTGAAATAAACTTCAGACAAGACACTTCAGTAGAGTCACTTCAGACCAATGTTTGACTGACTCTGTCTCAAACTCCTTATTCACCTCTTGGGTTTGTAATATCCCACAACAGTAAAAGGAATCACATGTTTTAAAAGCAGACAAGAAACATCAAAGGATAACTGCTGTTTTAAGATTCAAATAACCAAATGTTGTGTGCCTCCAGCTAGTTCTCTCCCATCTGTACTTAATTATTTGCAGCACCATCTAAggctcatctttctttttcttttttatttctatgtcTCCTCAGGTTCTAATGGGAATCTTCCGTCTCGGTTTTGTATCTATGTACCTATCTGAGTCTGTACTAGATGGCTTTGCAACTGGTGCTTCCTTAACCATTTTAACAGCTCAAGTTAAGTATCTGATTGGAATAAAAATCCCACGTAGCCAAGGGCACGGGATGCTTGTTATTACCTGGATCAACATTTTCCGGAACATTTCTCAAGCTAACTTTTGTGATGTCATCACAAGTGCCATTTGTATCATGGTGCTGGTCACTGCTAAGGAACTGGGAGATCGGTATAAGCATAAACTGAAATTTCCTCTTCCCACAGAGCTGGTAGTTATCGTTGTGGCAACACTGGTGTCACACTACGGGAAGTTAAATGAAGTGTATGCATCCAGTGTTTCTGGAGCTATTCCAACAGGATTTATTCCCCCCAAGGTACCACATTTCAACTTAATGCTCCGAGTCGCTGTAGATGCTTTGCCTCTTGCTGTAGTCAGCTTTGTCTTCACTGTATCCCTTTCTGAAATGTGTGCAAAGAAATATGCTTACACCATCCGAGCCAATCAGGAAATGTTTGCTGTGGGATTCTGCAACATCATTCCTTCCTTCTTCCACTCTTTTGCAACCAGTGCAGCTCTGGCAAAAACACTCGTCAAAACATCTACAGGCTGCCAGACTCAAGTCTCTGGAGTAATTAGTGCAATGGTGGTTTTGCTGGTGCTGCTCTTCTTGGCCCCTCTCTTCTACTCCTTGCAGAAGtgtgtcctggcttgtatcatcATTGTCAGCCTCCGAGGAGCCCTGAGGAAGTTTCAAGATGTGCCAGCACGGTACCATGTGAATAAGGTGGACACACTTATCTGGGTTGTAACCATGTCTGCCTCAGCCTTGATCAGCACAGAAATAGGACTGTTGGTTGGCATAGTTTTCTCCATGTTATGCATCATTGTTCGGACACAGCAACCACGGACAACTCTGCTTG encodes:
- the SLC26A1 gene encoding LOW QUALITY PROTEIN: sulfate anion transporter 1 (The sequence of the model RefSeq protein was modified relative to this genomic sequence to represent the inferred CDS: inserted 1 base in 1 codon) → MQIDQCLTEDFHSFQRAKTELXHSCQKAIQEHIDEVNTGTMERPLEATRMENSTSSCFLMERRTRVKINRKEVMLAKLRKSCSCTPKKLKNFVMDFLPVLRWLPKYQCKEYIWGDIMSGLVIGIILVPQAIAYSLLAGLKPIYSLYTSFFANIIYFLMGTSRHVSVGIFSLISLMVGQVVDRELLLAGFDLNDDAPSAWGDGSLQNDSQSNSTAFNLTVAGMNAECGKECYAIGIATALTFVAGVYQVLMGIFRLGFVSMYLSESVLDGFATGASLTILTAQVKYLIGIKIPRSQGHGMLVITWINIFRNISQANFCDVITSAICIMVLVTAKELGDRYKHKLKFPLPTELVVIVVATLVSHYGKLNEVYASSVSGAIPTGFIPPKVPHFNLMLRVAVDALPLAVVSFVFTVSLSEMCAKKYAYTIRANQEMFAVGFCNIIPSFFHSFATSAALAKTLVKTSTGCQTQVSGVISAMVVLLVLLFLAPLFYSLQKCVLACIIIVSLRGALRKFQDVPARYHVNKVDTLIWVVTMSASALISTEIGLLVGIVFSMLCIIVRTQQPRTTLLGQIQNTSFYEDDLEYENLSSVPKVKIFRFEAPLYYANRNYFLKSLYRLTNLDPNLEAARRKKYEKEKQHLKKGDHTTANGLGMRETTLQLVPKQNDFQALVVDCSSISFLDTTGVNTLKEILKDYKDLNISVLLACCNPSVTDSLKRGGYFGKDCGSMQEMLFYSIHNAVQFAKDQKLPADCSV